A stretch of Paenibacillus sp. URB8-2 DNA encodes these proteins:
- a CDS encoding CvfB family protein: MSLIAGTIMTLEVAREVSPYGYFLNAGDQDVLLHYTELTEKIKPGDHIEVFLFFDTEDRLAATMKKPYLTLGELALLEVADVHPRLGCFLEMGLGRQLLLPIRELPELKELHPQVGDRVFVIMEHDKQGRLRAKLAGEQELAPLTFPAPTSWKGQWMKARVYKPLQMGTFVIVDGGVLGFGAIGMIHSSERPRLLRLGEEFEARVAHIREDGRINLSMAQRKEVGMDIDSEKILEFLKNRPGGGMPYSDATPPDIIKQRFGISKAAFKRALGKLMKEGLITQKESWTYLVQAEKADPASGKQGGESRGNSAE, translated from the coding sequence ATGAGCCTGATCGCCGGAACGATCATGACGCTGGAAGTGGCGCGGGAAGTTTCTCCCTACGGTTATTTTTTGAACGCGGGCGACCAGGATGTGCTGCTGCATTACACGGAGCTTACGGAGAAAATTAAGCCGGGCGACCACATCGAAGTATTCCTGTTCTTCGATACTGAAGACCGCCTCGCGGCGACGATGAAGAAACCGTATCTTACGCTTGGAGAGCTGGCCTTGCTGGAAGTGGCGGACGTTCACCCCCGGCTGGGATGCTTCTTGGAAATGGGGCTTGGCCGCCAACTGCTTCTGCCCATCCGCGAGCTCCCTGAACTGAAGGAGCTGCATCCCCAGGTAGGCGACCGTGTATTCGTCATTATGGAGCATGACAAGCAGGGGCGGCTGCGGGCCAAGCTTGCGGGCGAACAGGAGCTTGCTCCGCTGACATTCCCGGCGCCTACGAGCTGGAAGGGCCAGTGGATGAAGGCCCGGGTGTACAAGCCGCTTCAAATGGGCACTTTCGTCATTGTGGACGGAGGCGTTCTGGGCTTTGGCGCCATCGGTATGATCCATTCCTCCGAACGGCCTAGGCTGCTTCGCTTAGGTGAGGAGTTTGAAGCCCGGGTGGCGCACATCCGGGAGGACGGGCGAATCAATCTGTCCATGGCCCAGCGCAAGGAAGTGGGAATGGATATCGACTCCGAGAAGATTCTGGAGTTCCTGAAGAACCGCCCGGGCGGAGGAATGCCCTATTCGGATGCGACGCCGCCGGATATCATCAAACAGCGTTTCGGAATCAGCAAGGCGGCGTTCAAGCGCGCGCTCGGCAAGCTGATGAAGGAAGGTCTCATCACCCAGAAGGAGAGCTGGACGTATCTGGTACAGGCAGAGAAGGCCGATCCGGCTTCCGGTAAACAGGGCGGCGAAAGCCGCGGAAACTCTGCCGAATAA